AATATTCTGCCTTTTGAGTTCTAATTCTAATGGTTTAATTATCCATTGATATAAGGTTTGAGCAGGAATTAGATGTTCTTTGCTTCCCGTAAAAACTTCATCGCGAAAACTGTGAGCAGCCTTTAAAGCTTCTTCTTGATCAACTGAATCTAGCTTGGTTGAAAATTGTCCCTCAGCAGAAACCATTAATAGTCCTAAGTTCTTACGCCCCTCTCGTGAAGGGTAGAAACTGATATAAATAACAGCAGGTTTTTGCCCTGTTTGCTTCATGATTCTGGCTGGAGTATCTCCAACACTCTCCACAACTGCCTGTTGTGCAAGTCTAAGCTCGTCCTGACTTCGACTTAAATAAGTATTTAATTTTTCTAATTCTTCTTTCCGACTAGTGATTTCCATTTCAGCAGTTTTTAGACCCTCCTGGGCTTGGTTTTGTTCTTCTTTTGCCTTTCCAGCTTTTGATTTTGCAATTTCAAGTTCTTGAACTGCTCGCTGACGTTGTTGATTTGAAATTCCAACCTCTTTTTCAAGATTCACTAACTTCAAATTTGCTTTTTCAATATCCTGCTCTGTTGTATTGATCTTTGTATTTGCAATTTCTAATCTAGTCCTTGCCTTTGCTAGAGTTCGATTTACCTGTTGGGTTTCAGCCTTTGCTGATCGTTGTCCTAATTGTGCAAGTTGGCGTTGTTCTTCTGTAATCTCTAATTTTTTTGAGACTTCTTCCGCTTCTTGCCGAAGATTTTCAACTCTTTTAGTCGAGTCATCAACTGTACGGTTTGCTAGTAAGATTTTTTGTTGAACAATCATGCCTAATACAATTGCACCCAAAAGCATCGTTCCCAAGACTACAGATCCAATCCGAATACGCCGATTGGCTTTGAGATTAGCTATTGCTAAAACTTGTTTAGCTTCCTCTTCAGCCGCTAACTTTTTTTGAATATTACGCTTTTCTGACTCCTGGCTAGCATCTAAAAAGCGGCGATCTTCATCCCCTAGGCTTTTCCCTTCGGCCCAAGTTCGGGCATCCTGCAATGCCTGCCCTCGCAGTAACCGCGACTCATCTTGACATCCGGATTCCAGCCAAGCGGCGATCGCTCCTCCATAGGGTCTCAACTCCGCCAGCGATCGCTCCAACCAATCTCGATTAAACACCTGCTCATAAATGCAGTTGTAAACGCGCAGTTTGCCATCTCGCTTCACTACCAACCCCGTCAGCCGCAACTCCACTTGTTCTGGGCTGTCATCTGCTGCAATCTCCCCTTGTTGCAAAATCTGCTGATACAACCCCAGCAACCGTCCGGTGCGTTGTTCACCACTAAGTAAGAGGCGATCGCGAATCGTCTTCAGGTGGGGTGGAATATCCTGTGTCTCCCAGTTATCGATGACTTTGGTTTGTACTAACTGCTTAACCCATTGGGTCTCTCGCCCTGCCAATGGTTCAGAATCTGCCACTTGAGCCAACTTACACAGCTTTTGCGTTAAAAAAGGCTGCCCCCCCGTCCAGTCCAAAATCGCTTGTAATAACGCCTGCGGATGGCTTGTTTTTGCAATAAGTCCAAGCATCAACGGTTGTGCTTCGGACCACTGAAATCCTGTCAGATCAATAGGTCGCCCAATATTAAACGGGGTAATTTGCTTGTTCTGAATCAAGTCCGATGGCGTTGCCACCCCAAACAGCGCAAACGTTAGGCGACGATACTCTGGCTCATCCGCCCGCCGATTGTAACTTTCCCGCAGTGC
Above is a genomic segment from Trichocoleus sp. FACHB-46 containing:
- a CDS encoding CHAT domain-containing protein, whose translation is MNDTPLVPYDYQSEGGALLIDAPTYVKRKADDELYEGLKAGQFCYVLNARQMGKSSLKVRTLQRLRNEGIACAAVDLQGIGTSATEEQWYFGVVSRIARSLGLHRQFNLNTWWTEQPRLSYVQRFVEFLESLVLPSVPQPIVIFIDEVDLTLSLSFRDDFFGALRESYNRRADEPEYRRLTFALFGVATPSDLIQNKQITPFNIGRPIDLTGFQWSEAQPLMLGLIAKTSHPQALLQAILDWTGGQPFLTQKLCKLAQVADSEPLAGRETQWVKQLVQTKVIDNWETQDIPPHLKTIRDRLLLSGEQRTGRLLGLYQQILQQGEIAADDSPEQVELRLTGLVVKRDGKLRVYNCIYEQVFNRDWLERSLAELRPYGGAIAAWLESGCQDESRLLRGQALQDARTWAEGKSLGDEDRRFLDASQESEKRNIQKKLAAEEEAKQVLAIANLKANRRIRIGSVVLGTMLLGAIVLGMIVQQKILLANRTVDDSTKRVENLRQEAEEVSKKLEITEEQRQLAQLGQRSAKAETQQVNRTLAKARTRLEIANTKINTTEQDIEKANLKLVNLEKEVGISNQQRQRAVQELEIAKSKAGKAKEEQNQAQEGLKTAEMEITSRKEELEKLNTYLSRSQDELRLAQQAVVESVGDTPARIMKQTGQKPAVIYISFYPSREGRKNLGLLMVSAEGQFSTKLDSVDQEEALKAAHSFRDEVFTGSKEHLIPAQTLYQWIIKPLELELKRQNITNLVLIVDKSLRNIPFAALHDGQGYLIEKYSLGIMPGLTLTNSHHRNIRNSNVLAIGVSKSNLESHPMPHVKNEIISIMTFWKGKSFLDEEATLDKLKSREQNFHIVHIAGVGYERLSGRTREPFIELWGSVLKSSNFEQVDWYSPPVELLVLSSSVSGLGEEYGLAGSAIQAGVKSVLGSLYGVSDEETMILMDEFYRNLKNSPIKAEALRQAQLSMIKEEDFSSPRYWAGFTIIGNPW